GTGGTACATTCTCGCACCGTCATGCGGTATTGACACTTGAAGATTCGGAAGAGAAATACGTTCCTTTAGCGAATATTAAAGGTGGTGATAAATTCTCTATCTACAATTCATTACTTTCCGAATATGCTGTTTTGGGATTTGAATATGGTTATGCATCTTCTAATCCAAATTCGTTGACAATCTGGGAAGCTCAATTTGGAGATTTCTACAACGGTGCTCAAATCATCGTCGATCAATATCTATCGAGTGCAGAGACAAAATGGAAACGTTCTAACGGTTTAGTGATGATGCTTCCTCACGGTATGGAAGGTCAAGGTCCTGAACACTCTTCAGCGCGTATCGAAAGATTCTTAGAGTTATGTGCAGATGAAAATATGATCTTAGCAAACTGTACTACTCCGGCTAACTATTTCCACCTGTTACGTCGTCAACTGGTACGTGAGTTCCGTAAACCATTGGTTGTATTTACGCCAAAATCATTGTTGCGCCACCCTAAAGTGGTATCACCATTAAAAGATTTTACAGAAGCTGCTTTCCAAGAGGTAATCGATGATGCAAATGTTGCGGCGAAAGACGTTAAACGCGTGTTATTCTGTTCGGGTAAAGTTTACTACGACCTATTAGAGAAACAAGAAGCGGATAAACGCAAAGATATCGCTATCGTGAGATTGGAGCAATTATTCCCAATTCCTACAGAGCAATTGAAAGCAATCCGTAAAAAATACAACAAGGCAAAAGAATTTGTTTGGGTTCAGGAAGAAAATGAGAACATGGGCGCATGGTCTTATTACTGCCGTAAACTCATGGGTACTGAGATTGCATTTACAGGTTTTGTTGCCCGTAAAGAAAGTGGAAGTACAGCTACGGGTTACATGAAACAACACGTTGCACAGCAAGCAGAAATCTTAAATAAATCATTCGAATAAAAACAATTTAAAATCAATTGCGTCTTAGCTATAGGACGCAATTGTCAATAAAGAACATTATATATGAGCTTAGAAATTAAAGTACCAACCGTAGGTGAATCAATCACGGAGGTAACCTTATCACAATGGTTGAAACAAGATGGCGATTATGTGGAGATGGATGAAAACATCGCCGAACTGGAATCAGACAAAGCAACGTTTGAATTACCAGCTGAAAAAGCGGGTATCTTAAGAATCATTGCACAAGAAGGTGATACTTTAGAAATCGGTGCCGTTGTTTGTACAATTGAAGAAGGCGCTGCTCCTGCCGGTGGTTCAGCTCCAGCTGCTGCCCCTGCTGCAGAAGCGTCAAATGCAGCTCCAGTTGCGGCTGCCGCTGCAAAAGATGAAGATCCAGATAGCTATGCTGCTGGTACAGCTTCTCCTGCTGCTGCAAAAATCTTAAGAGAAAAAGGAATTGATCCTGCTACAATAAAAGGAACAGGTAAAGAAGGTCGCATCACAAAAGAAGATGCTGAAAAAGCTCAACCTGTTGCTAAAGCTGCTGCAGCAGGAGCAAAACCTGCTCCTGCTCCTGCTGCGACAGTTGCTCCGGTAGCGGGTGCAAGAAACGAACGTCGTGAGAAATTATCTTCATTACGTAAAACAATCGCGAAACGCCTAGTTGCCGTTAAAAATGAAACGGCTATGTTGACAACATTCAATGAAGTCAATATGCAGCCGATCATGGATCTACGTGCTAAATATAAAGACACCTTTAAAGAGAAATTTGGAATCGGTCTTGGCTTTATGTCATTCTTTACAAAAGCAGTAACAACTGCATTGGCTGAATGGCCGGCCGTAAATGCCCGTATCGAAGATAACGAGATTGTATATTCTGATTTTGCAGACGTTTCAATCGCAGTTTCTGCACCTAAAGGTTTGGTTGTTCCGGTTATCCGTAATGCTGATGCCATGTCATTGGAGCAAATTGAAAAAGCAATTGCTACATTGGCAGGTAAAGCCCGTGACAACAAATTAACGATTGACGAGATGACTGGTGGTACATTTACGATTACCAACGGTGGTGTATTCGGATCAATGATGTCTACACCGATCATCAATGCACCACAATCTGCAATCCTGGGTATGCACAACATCATCCAACGTCCTATTGCTGAAAATGGCCAAGTGGTGATCCGTCCAATGATGTACATTGCGCTTTCTTATGATCACCGTATCATCGATGGTCGTGAATCAGTAAGCTTCTTGGTTCGTGTAAAACAATTATTGGAAGATCCAGCTCGTTTATTGTTGGGTGTTTAATCCGCCATAAAATTGGAAATATAAAAAGACCTATGCTTTGCGGCATAGGTCTTTTTCTTTCTCAAAGTGTCTCCTATCCTTGGCCTGGAGGCACCTTCAGTTCGTTTCCATTACTGTTGGTAACAGCGAAATTATGAAAGTTTTATTTACATCGGAATGAAGCAATATACTTAACGAATATGAATCGGAGATAGACGAATATAAATCAGCTTTTTAATTTCTCCATTTTAATTTTTACTTTCATCTTGTTAAAGATCAAGGATATCCTAATATGTAACCACCGCTATCATGTAAAGGTCGGCATCTGAATATGGAACTTGATATTAAGCAGACATAACAAGCAAATGAAGTATAAAATTCTAATAACAATTGTATATCTATTACTTGCTGTAATGACCTTGTTTGCCAACATGGCAAATCCAATGAGCCCCCATAGCATAACAGGACAGCTCGTTCCCGCAGGGAAAGTGAGCGTTACCAGCGAACGTATTGACATTCGTCTTTTGGCGGACACTTCGGATGATCATGCGGACTATCGCAGTCACTTCAGCATTGTCTATAACATCCATACAGAAGAGGCAATTGAATTGCCGCTTGTATTCCTTGCTTTAAATATGAACGGACTGGATCGCGTCCTTGTCAATCAGAACGAAATTGAAGGAAAAAAAATGGATCAACCCGGTTCAAAATTCCCCTTTTTACGTTTAAAGGATGGCTATTATGAGCTCAGTTACGACAGCGATGAATGGAAGCGTATTTCGCTGAATGATGCCTTTTATTTTACCGCGAAGCTTCACAAAGGTGATAACAGCATTCAGGTTCAATACAGCGCTTATATGGGCTATGACCGACGGGATATTCGGACCAGATACAAAATTGATTATCTCTTATTCCCCTCCAGATACTGGTCGTCCTTTGGCCCGATTGAACTGTATCTGCACCTCGATGGGAAGATGGAGGTACTTACACAGGATCTAGGAACCGCCAAATTACAGACAGATTCCATTGTTCACTGGAGAATTGATCAGGTAGAAAAGAAAGAGCGTTTTCATATTGAAGTTGTCTTAAAAACCTCCTTGTTAGCGAAAGTAATTCTTTGGATAAGTCCAGATGTACTTGCGCTGATCGGATCATTATTTTTGCTATACCTACATATCCGGTATATTTATCTAAAATACAAAACTGGCAAATACCGATATGCACTGCTGATCGGGAATCTAGTCATTCCAAGCTCTTTCTACTTCTTCATTTGGTTTTGGTCCAGTCTGGCCAACTATTTTGTCAATGGAGTCTTTGACGAAAAATCCCGTGGTTTTATCCTGTTGGTCATCTTCACCTTACCCTTGATCTATCTCGTCTATGATTTGGTTTTACTTATTATCGATAGAAGCATTCGCGCTAGATTAAGCAGGTAGAAAACCGGCTATTATTTTTTATAGGTCAGCTTGTTTTCAATCATACGATTGTTATATTGCTGGATAAAAGCTTTCATCTTGGTTTCCATCGTATCCAATACCGCTGGATGCTGTTTTAACAGGTCCTGTTTCATCAAGCGGTCCTTCTTAAGATCATAAAATGAGGTCACTTTCAGTCCATCATAAGACATCATATAATCTTTATAATAGAGGTTGTAGCTCCCTGAATTATTATTGAGCACAAAATTATCCTTGCCCGGTTTAAAGGCATCTGAACCAAAGGCGAAATAAGGCTCATCATAGTGCAGATAATTCAGCACTGTCGGCATGATATCTATTTGCTGCACCAATTTATCCGCTTTGCCCACCAGATTATCACCAGGTGCATAAAATATAATAGGGATTTCAAATGCTCCTGCTGT
The Sphingobacterium multivorum genome window above contains:
- the odhB gene encoding 2-oxoglutarate dehydrogenase complex dihydrolipoyllysine-residue succinyltransferase; amino-acid sequence: MSLEIKVPTVGESITEVTLSQWLKQDGDYVEMDENIAELESDKATFELPAEKAGILRIIAQEGDTLEIGAVVCTIEEGAAPAGGSAPAAAPAAEASNAAPVAAAAAKDEDPDSYAAGTASPAAAKILREKGIDPATIKGTGKEGRITKEDAEKAQPVAKAAAAGAKPAPAPAATVAPVAGARNERREKLSSLRKTIAKRLVAVKNETAMLTTFNEVNMQPIMDLRAKYKDTFKEKFGIGLGFMSFFTKAVTTALAEWPAVNARIEDNEIVYSDFADVSIAVSAPKGLVVPVIRNADAMSLEQIEKAIATLAGKARDNKLTIDEMTGGTFTITNGGVFGSMMSTPIINAPQSAILGMHNIIQRPIAENGQVVIRPMMYIALSYDHRIIDGRESVSFLVRVKQLLEDPARLLLGV